A genomic region of Prochlorococcus marinus XMU1405 contains the following coding sequences:
- a CDS encoding DUF1997 domain-containing protein, with protein MLLSFDAKQKLKLSVTRNKKYLSQYLLEEERVVGAMLDSKKLVPEGEGRYKYTVTSFKVFQLDINPVVSIAVENRDGILRMSALDSKLDGLGIVDDFNLILKANLEATDVGLEGEALLGVSVSQPPLLKLVPKKILESTGHSVLNGILLGIKSRVQQQLVKDFLDWCELNKI; from the coding sequence ATGCTATTATCTTTTGATGCTAAACAGAAATTAAAGCTTTCTGTAACACGAAATAAAAAATATCTTTCTCAATATCTTTTGGAAGAAGAAAGAGTTGTTGGAGCAATGCTAGACTCCAAAAAATTAGTACCTGAGGGAGAAGGTAGATACAAGTATACAGTAACAAGTTTTAAGGTTTTCCAACTAGATATTAACCCTGTTGTCTCAATTGCGGTAGAGAATAGAGATGGAATTTTAAGAATGAGTGCCCTTGATAGTAAATTGGATGGTTTGGGAATTGTAGATGACTTTAATCTTATTTTGAAAGCGAATTTGGAAGCAACCGATGTTGGTTTAGAAGGCGAGGCACTTCTTGGGGTATCTGTAAGCCAACCCCCTCTACTGAAGCTGGTACCAAAGAAAATTTTGGAATCTACTGGTCATTCGGTATTAAATGGAATTCTATTGGGTATAAAGTCAAGGGTTCAACAGCAACTCGTAAAAGACTTTTTAGATTGGTGTGAATTAAATAAGATTTGA
- the pheA gene encoding prephenate dehydratase: MRKQVAYLGPKGTYAEKAAHILSKLANFQTPIFVPCNGLHSVIKSIAYNNCDAAVVPIENSVEGGVTATLDALWKFPEIFINKAIVLPIKHALISDGELSMISEVLSHPQALAQCSEWLSENLPNAIPLPTNSTSEAVNMVKGSKFRAAIGSKSLIQIEGLKELAFPINDVPGNCTRFVILSKESNFSPANIASFAFSLISNKPGALLEALNYIADFGFNMSKIESRPSKRELGEYIIYIDLEINNQNNIKNLVDLKNNLKPLCKNFVDFGNYFSENVELD; encoded by the coding sequence ATGCGCAAACAAGTTGCATATTTAGGTCCTAAAGGGACATATGCAGAAAAAGCAGCTCATATATTATCAAAGCTTGCCAATTTTCAGACACCTATATTTGTACCATGTAATGGGTTACATTCGGTCATTAAATCAATTGCCTACAACAATTGTGATGCTGCAGTAGTACCTATTGAAAATTCTGTAGAAGGCGGAGTCACAGCCACTTTAGATGCCCTCTGGAAATTTCCTGAAATATTTATCAATAAAGCAATTGTTTTACCTATTAAACATGCGTTAATTAGCGATGGAGAACTTTCAATGATTTCAGAAGTATTATCTCACCCTCAAGCATTAGCTCAATGTTCTGAATGGTTATCTGAAAATCTCCCAAATGCAATTCCTCTTCCAACAAATTCAACATCAGAAGCTGTCAATATGGTAAAAGGAAGTAAATTTAGAGCAGCTATCGGCTCAAAATCATTAATTCAAATTGAAGGACTTAAAGAATTAGCCTTTCCTATTAATGATGTCCCAGGAAACTGTACTAGATTTGTCATTTTGAGCAAAGAATCAAATTTTAGTCCAGCTAATATTGCAAGTTTTGCTTTTTCATTAATCTCAAATAAACCTGGCGCTTTACTAGAAGCTTTAAATTATATTGCAGATTTTGGATTTAATATGAGTAAAATTGAATCTAGACCATCAAAACGAGAGTTAGGCGAATACATAATTTATATTGATTTAGAAATAAATAATCAAAATAATATAAAAAATTTAGTCGATTTAAAAAATAATTTAAAGCCATTATGCAAAAACTTCGTAGATTTTGGAAATTATTTTTCTGAAAATGTTGAACTAGATTAA
- the rpsJ gene encoding 30S ribosomal protein S10 — protein MTASIAQQKIRIRLKAFDRRMLDLSCDKIIQTADTTSASAIGPIPLPTKRKIYCVLRSPHVDKDSREHFETRTHRRIIDIYSPSAKTIDALMKLDLPSGVDIEVKL, from the coding sequence ATGACTGCATCAATAGCACAACAAAAAATAAGAATAAGACTCAAAGCATTTGATAGGAGAATGCTTGATCTGTCTTGTGACAAAATAATCCAAACTGCTGATACTACTTCTGCCTCAGCAATAGGTCCAATACCTCTACCTACAAAAAGGAAAATTTATTGTGTCCTTAGATCACCACATGTCGATAAAGATTCTAGAGAGCATTTTGAAACAAGAACACATCGAAGAATCATCGATATCTATAGTCCCTCTGCAAAAACTATTGATGCTTTAATGAAGCTAGATCTCCCTAGTGGTGTAGATATAGAAGTTAAACTTTAA
- a CDS encoding methyltransferase domain-containing protein, whose amino-acid sequence MIELLFPFFLLVLFFLVLFIIWRINARKYISSSTVASAYDAWTQDKLLERLWGEHIHLGFYPSGKKNIDFRKAKAQFVHELVKWSGLDKLPKGSRILDVGCGIGGSSRILSEYYGFNVTGITISPAQVKRARELTPFGLNCNFQVMDALDLSFEDGSFDAVWSVEAGAHMNDKTKFADEMLRILRPGGYLALADWNSRDLKAYPPSFLEKLVLKQLLEQWVHPNFISINQFSNILRINKNSAGRVISENWNSYTNPSWYDSIYEGIRRPLAILSLGPFAIVKSIREIPTILLMNWAFRKGLMEFGVYKCRG is encoded by the coding sequence ATGATTGAGTTATTATTCCCTTTTTTTTTACTAGTTTTATTCTTTCTGGTCCTATTTATTATCTGGAGAATTAATGCTAGAAAATATATTTCTTCCAGTACAGTAGCTTCCGCATATGATGCTTGGACGCAGGATAAATTACTTGAGAGATTGTGGGGAGAACATATACATTTGGGTTTTTATCCTTCAGGGAAAAAAAATATTGATTTTAGAAAAGCTAAAGCTCAGTTTGTTCATGAATTAGTCAAATGGAGTGGTTTGGATAAATTGCCAAAAGGATCCAGAATACTCGATGTAGGTTGTGGTATAGGGGGAAGTTCTAGGATTCTTTCAGAATATTATGGGTTTAATGTTACAGGCATTACAATTAGTCCGGCTCAAGTTAAAAGAGCAAGAGAACTTACTCCTTTTGGACTTAATTGCAACTTCCAAGTTATGGATGCATTGGATTTATCATTTGAAGATGGATCATTTGATGCGGTCTGGAGTGTTGAGGCAGGAGCTCATATGAATGACAAAACTAAGTTTGCAGATGAAATGCTTAGAATTTTGAGACCTGGAGGATATTTGGCATTGGCTGATTGGAACTCAAGAGATCTAAAGGCATATCCCCCATCATTTTTGGAGAAGTTAGTCCTTAAACAATTACTTGAACAGTGGGTACACCCCAATTTTATAAGCATTAACCAATTCAGTAATATTCTTAGAATTAATAAAAATAGTGCTGGAAGAGTTATTTCTGAGAATTGGAACTCTTATACGAATCCTTCTTGGTACGACTCAATTTATGAAGGCATTCGAAGACCCTTAGCAATTTTGTCACTTGGCCCATTTGCGATAGTAAAGTCGATTAGAGAGATTCCAACGATATTACTAATGAATTGGGCATTTAGAAAAGGTTTAATGGAGTTTGGAGTTTATAAATGTAGGGGATAA
- the fusA gene encoding elongation factor G, with protein MARDFPLERVRNIGIAAHIDAGKTTTTERILFYSGVVHKIGEVHDGAAVTDWMAQERERGITITAAAISTSWQDHRINIIDTPGHVDFTIEVERSMRVLDGVIAVFCAVGGVQPQSETVWRQADRYSVPRMVFVNKMDRTGADFLKVNKQIKDRLKANALPIQLPIGAEGDLTGIIDLVANKAYLYKNDLGTDIEEAPIPSEMKEEASEWRLKLMESVAENDEELIEIFLETGELSEEQLKKGIREGVLKHGLVPVLCGSAFKNKGVQLVLDAVVDYLPAPVDVKPIQGVLPSGKEDVRPSDDNAPFSALAFKVMSDPYGKLTFVRMYSGVLSKGSYVMNSTKDAKERISRLVILKADEREEVDELRAGDLGAVLGLKNTTTGDTLCNTEDPIVLETLFIPEPVISVAVEPKTKGDMEKLSKALTALSEEDPTFRVSTDPETNQTVIAGMGELHLEILVDRMLREFKVEANIGAPQVSYRETIRSSSKGEGKYARQTGGKGQYGHVIIEMEPAEVGKGFEFVNKIVGGAVPKEYIGPASNGMKETCESGVLAGYPLIDVKVTLVDGSFHDVDSSEMAFKIAGSMAFKDGVKKCNPVLLEPMMKVEVESPDDFLGSVIGDLSSRRGQVEGQSVDDGLSKVQAKVPLAEMFGYATQLRSMTQGRGIFSMEFANYEEVPRNVAEAIISKNQGNS; from the coding sequence TTGGCACGCGACTTTCCCCTAGAACGAGTAAGGAACATAGGTATAGCCGCTCATATTGATGCAGGGAAGACTACAACTACTGAAAGAATTTTGTTTTATTCAGGTGTTGTTCACAAGATAGGAGAAGTACATGATGGTGCTGCTGTAACAGATTGGATGGCTCAAGAACGAGAAAGAGGAATAACTATTACTGCTGCAGCAATATCTACAAGTTGGCAAGATCACAGAATTAATATTATTGATACTCCTGGACACGTTGACTTTACTATTGAAGTTGAAAGATCAATGCGAGTCTTGGACGGAGTTATAGCTGTGTTTTGCGCAGTTGGGGGAGTTCAGCCTCAATCCGAAACAGTTTGGCGTCAAGCAGATAGATATTCTGTTCCGAGGATGGTTTTTGTTAATAAAATGGACAGGACTGGTGCAGATTTTTTAAAAGTTAATAAACAAATTAAAGATCGTCTAAAGGCAAATGCACTCCCAATTCAGCTACCTATAGGAGCTGAGGGTGATCTTACAGGCATTATTGATTTAGTCGCTAACAAAGCATATCTCTACAAAAATGATTTAGGTACTGATATTGAAGAAGCACCAATTCCATCTGAAATGAAGGAAGAAGCTTCTGAGTGGAGATTAAAGTTGATGGAAAGCGTCGCAGAAAATGATGAAGAGTTAATTGAAATTTTCCTTGAAACAGGAGAATTGTCCGAAGAACAACTCAAAAAAGGTATTAGGGAAGGTGTTTTAAAACATGGATTAGTTCCTGTTTTGTGTGGTTCAGCTTTTAAGAATAAAGGAGTCCAACTTGTACTAGACGCTGTAGTTGATTACTTGCCTGCTCCAGTTGACGTAAAACCAATACAAGGTGTTTTACCAAGTGGCAAAGAAGATGTTAGACCTTCAGATGATAATGCTCCTTTTAGTGCATTAGCATTCAAAGTGATGTCAGATCCCTATGGGAAATTAACTTTTGTAAGAATGTATTCAGGTGTTCTCTCTAAGGGAAGTTACGTAATGAATTCTACTAAGGATGCTAAAGAGAGAATTTCTAGATTAGTGATTCTTAAGGCCGATGAAAGAGAGGAGGTTGACGAATTAAGGGCTGGGGATTTAGGAGCTGTATTAGGTCTTAAGAACACAACAACTGGTGATACTTTATGTAACACAGAAGATCCAATAGTTTTGGAGACATTGTTTATCCCTGAACCAGTTATTTCGGTAGCTGTTGAGCCAAAAACAAAAGGCGATATGGAAAAATTATCCAAAGCTTTAACTGCTTTGTCTGAAGAGGATCCAACCTTTAGAGTAAGTACAGATCCAGAGACAAATCAAACTGTTATTGCAGGTATGGGTGAGTTGCACTTAGAAATCCTTGTTGACAGAATGTTAAGGGAATTTAAAGTTGAAGCGAATATAGGCGCTCCTCAAGTTTCATATAGAGAGACTATTAGGTCCAGTTCTAAAGGTGAAGGTAAATACGCAAGACAGACTGGAGGAAAAGGTCAATATGGTCATGTAATCATTGAAATGGAACCTGCTGAAGTTGGTAAAGGTTTTGAATTTGTAAATAAAATCGTTGGAGGAGCTGTACCAAAAGAGTATATAGGTCCTGCATCAAATGGAATGAAAGAAACTTGTGAATCAGGTGTACTTGCCGGTTATCCACTCATTGATGTAAAAGTAACACTAGTCGATGGTTCATTCCACGATGTAGACTCATCTGAAATGGCCTTCAAAATTGCAGGTTCCATGGCTTTTAAAGACGGGGTTAAAAAATGCAATCCTGTCCTTTTAGAGCCTATGATGAAAGTTGAGGTCGAAAGTCCTGATGACTTCCTTGGATCTGTAATTGGTGATCTCTCTTCTAGAAGAGGTCAAGTAGAAGGACAATCTGTTGATGATGGATTGTCTAAGGTACAGGCCAAAGTGCCCTTAGCCGAAATGTTCGGCTATGCCACTCAACTCCGATCAATGACTCAAGGTCGGGGTATATTTTCAATGGAGTTCGCAAATTATGAGGAAGTTCCTCGTAATGTTGCTGAAGCTATCATTTCCAAGAATCAGGGCAACTCCTGA
- a CDS encoding ribonuclease HII, producing the protein MQEKKEEDLQQALNKVSEVGIDEVGRGAIFGPVFAAAVVLTEKNKFTLKQLGVTDSKKLTPKKRKLLLPKILFLSSDYGIGQSSAREIDKLGIRVATELSMIRALKKLKEKPSELIIDGPLLLRPWNGIQKNIVSGDSKFISIAAASIVAKVSRDNLMERLEKKYSGYLLFKNKGYGTREHLSLIKKNGITKLHRKSFLKKSNLI; encoded by the coding sequence ATACAAGAAAAAAAAGAAGAAGATCTTCAGCAAGCATTGAATAAAGTATCCGAAGTTGGAATAGATGAAGTTGGAAGGGGAGCAATTTTTGGTCCAGTGTTTGCAGCAGCAGTCGTATTAACTGAGAAAAATAAATTTACTTTAAAACAACTTGGAGTAACAGATAGTAAAAAACTAACTCCCAAAAAAAGAAAATTACTTTTACCAAAAATTTTATTTCTCTCTTCAGATTATGGAATTGGGCAATCTTCGGCCAGAGAAATAGATAAGTTAGGTATCAGAGTTGCGACAGAACTTTCAATGATAAGAGCTCTAAAAAAATTAAAAGAAAAGCCATCTGAATTAATAATTGATGGCCCCTTACTATTAAGGCCATGGAACGGAATTCAGAAAAACATAGTTTCTGGAGACTCAAAGTTTATCTCAATAGCTGCAGCAAGCATAGTTGCCAAAGTTTCTCGCGACAATCTAATGGAGAGGTTAGAAAAAAAATACTCAGGATACTTGTTATTTAAAAATAAAGGTTATGGAACTAGAGAGCATCTTTCATTAATCAAAAAAAATGGAATAACTAAACTTCATAGGAAAAGTTTTTTAAAAAAATCAAATCTTATTTAA
- the rpsG gene encoding 30S ribosomal protein S7, producing MSRRNAAVKRPVLPDPQFNSRLASMMISRLMKHGKKSTAQRILSDAFSLISERTGGNAVELFETAVKNATPLVEVRARRVGGATYQVPMEVRQERGTAMALRWLVTFSRARNGKSMSQKLAGELMDAANETGSAVKKREDTHKMAEANKAFAHYRY from the coding sequence ATGTCACGTCGTAATGCAGCAGTAAAAAGACCAGTTCTTCCAGATCCTCAATTTAATAGTCGTCTTGCTTCAATGATGATTTCTCGATTGATGAAGCATGGTAAAAAATCTACAGCTCAAAGGATATTGTCTGATGCTTTTTCCTTAATAAGTGAGAGAACAGGTGGCAATGCAGTCGAATTATTTGAAACAGCTGTTAAAAATGCTACTCCCCTTGTTGAAGTAAGAGCTAGAAGAGTTGGTGGTGCCACATATCAAGTACCTATGGAAGTACGCCAAGAGAGGGGTACAGCTATGGCATTAAGATGGCTTGTTACATTCTCACGTGCCAGGAATGGAAAAAGTATGTCTCAAAAACTTGCTGGTGAATTGATGGATGCAGCAAATGAAACTGGAAGTGCAGTTAAAAAAAGAGAAGACACTCATAAAATGGCTGAAGCTAATAAAGCTTTTGCTCATTACAGATATTAA
- a CDS encoding LON peptidase substrate-binding domain-containing protein: protein MGELSVRELPLFPLPEVVLFPQEVLPLHIFESRYRIMLQSVLESDSRFGVIKWDPTTKTMANVGCCAQIIKHQTAEDGRSNIITLGQQRFQVLEITRSTPFCSAMVSWINDDNIDDLQKIDSLKDSVKEALSDVITLTSKLTNTKKNLPDKLPDNPMELSFWIGAHLGGPVAEEQQRLLEERNTFTRLQREYEMLDHTRKQLAARTALKESFPDIKEN from the coding sequence ATGGGAGAACTCTCAGTAAGGGAACTACCTTTATTTCCTTTGCCGGAAGTGGTCCTTTTTCCTCAAGAAGTATTGCCTTTACATATTTTTGAGTCGAGATATAGGATTATGCTCCAATCTGTTCTTGAAAGTGATTCTAGGTTTGGAGTCATTAAGTGGGACCCAACTACAAAAACTATGGCTAACGTGGGATGTTGCGCGCAAATTATAAAACATCAAACTGCAGAAGATGGGAGAAGTAATATTATCACTCTCGGACAACAAAGATTTCAAGTCTTAGAAATTACACGTTCGACGCCGTTTTGCTCCGCGATGGTTAGTTGGATTAATGATGATAATATTGATGACTTACAAAAAATAGATTCACTAAAAGATTCAGTAAAAGAAGCTCTTAGTGACGTTATTACTTTAACAAGTAAATTAACTAATACTAAGAAAAATCTACCTGATAAATTACCTGACAACCCAATGGAATTATCATTTTGGATAGGAGCTCATTTGGGCGGTCCTGTTGCGGAAGAACAGCAAAGACTTCTTGAGGAAAGAAATACTTTTACTCGTTTGCAAAGGGAATATGAAATGCTGGATCATACAAGAAAACAACTTGCAGCAAGAACCGCATTGAAAGAAAGTTTCCCTGATATAAAAGAAAATTAA
- the tuf gene encoding elongation factor Tu, translated as MAREKFERNKPHVNIGTIGHVDHGKTTLTAAITNVLAKKGQAQAQDYGDIDGAPEERERGITINTAHVEYETEGRHYAHVDCPGHADYVKNMITGAAQMDGAILVCAATDGPMAQTKEHILLAKQVGVPALVVALNKCDMVDDEEIIELVEMEIRELLDSYDFPGDDIPIVQVSGLKALEGDSTWESKIEELMKAVDASIPEPEREVDKPFLMAVEDVFSITGRGTVATGRIERGKVKVGEEVEIVGIRDTRVTTVTGVEMFRKLLDEGMAGDNVGLLLRGVQKEDIERGMVLVKKGSITPHTQFEGEVYVLKKEEGGRHTPFFAGYRPQFYIRTTDVTGQITAFTSDDGSNVEMVMPGDRIKMTGELICPVAIEQGMRFAIREGGRTIGAGVVSKILK; from the coding sequence ATGGCTCGCGAGAAGTTCGAAAGGAACAAACCACATGTCAACATAGGTACTATTGGCCATGTTGATCATGGAAAAACAACACTTACTGCTGCTATTACAAACGTATTAGCTAAAAAAGGTCAAGCTCAAGCTCAAGACTATGGAGACATTGATGGTGCTCCTGAAGAAAGAGAGCGTGGTATTACAATTAATACAGCTCATGTTGAATATGAAACTGAAGGCAGACATTATGCTCATGTTGATTGCCCAGGACATGCTGATTATGTTAAAAACATGATCACAGGGGCCGCCCAGATGGACGGAGCTATTCTAGTTTGCGCAGCTACAGATGGTCCTATGGCTCAAACAAAAGAGCATATTCTTTTAGCTAAACAAGTTGGAGTTCCTGCTCTTGTTGTTGCTCTCAATAAGTGCGATATGGTCGACGATGAGGAAATTATTGAACTTGTCGAAATGGAAATTAGAGAACTTTTAGATAGTTATGACTTCCCTGGAGATGACATTCCTATAGTTCAAGTTTCAGGTTTAAAAGCTCTCGAAGGTGATTCTACTTGGGAATCAAAGATTGAAGAATTAATGAAAGCAGTTGATGCTAGCATTCCTGAACCTGAAAGAGAAGTTGACAAACCATTCTTAATGGCAGTTGAAGACGTTTTCTCGATTACTGGTAGAGGAACTGTTGCTACTGGAAGAATTGAGAGAGGTAAAGTTAAGGTTGGAGAAGAAGTAGAAATAGTTGGAATAAGAGATACAAGAGTAACTACTGTTACTGGAGTCGAAATGTTCCGAAAACTTCTTGATGAAGGTATGGCTGGCGATAATGTTGGTTTACTTTTACGTGGTGTCCAGAAAGAAGATATTGAGAGAGGAATGGTTCTTGTTAAGAAAGGATCTATTACCCCTCATACTCAATTTGAAGGAGAAGTTTATGTTCTTAAAAAAGAAGAGGGCGGAAGACATACTCCTTTCTTTGCAGGATATAGACCTCAGTTCTACATCAGAACAACTGATGTGACAGGTCAAATAACCGCATTTACCTCTGATGATGGCTCTAATGTTGAAATGGTTATGCCAGGAGACAGAATTAAGATGACTGGGGAATTAATTTGTCCAGTAGCTATTGAACAAGGTATGCGATTCGCAATCCGTGAAGGTGGACGTACTATCGGTGCTGGAGTTGTTTCTAAAATACTCAAGTAA
- the rpsL gene encoding 30S ribosomal protein S12, with product MPTISQLIGSERKRLTRKTKSPALKACPERRGVCTRVYTSTPKKPNSALRKVARVRLTSGFEVTAYIPGIGHNLQEHSVVLLRGGRVKDLPGVRYHIIRGTLDTAGVKDRRQSRSKYGAKAPKD from the coding sequence ATGCCCACCATCTCACAATTAATAGGTTCAGAAAGAAAACGTCTGACAAGGAAAACAAAATCTCCTGCATTAAAAGCTTGCCCTGAGAGAAGAGGGGTTTGTACCAGAGTCTATACATCAACACCTAAAAAGCCTAATTCAGCCTTGAGAAAAGTTGCAAGAGTGAGATTAACTTCAGGTTTCGAAGTAACGGCTTACATCCCTGGGATTGGACATAATTTGCAAGAACACTCTGTAGTGCTGCTTAGGGGGGGAAGAGTTAAGGATTTGCCAGGAGTTAGATATCATATAATAAGAGGAACTTTAGATACGGCTGGAGTCAAAGATAGACGTCAATCCAGATCTAAGTATGGAGCAAAAGCTCCAAAAGATTAA